The Theileria orientalis strain Shintoku DNA, chromosome 2, complete genome genome has a window encoding:
- a CDS encoding uncharacterized protein (phosphatidylinositol transfer protein family protein) yields the protein MKIVEFRIPIPLKLSDYQRCSIHLLIEASLREMEGGSGLEIFRNEKFKSNDKIGYYTEKRYHLAKWNLYPKLFTKYNNEVFPTAEFSLQTDHIESLAVSDNLLNLNQHDLNKRQIMFVDLTKFSKLKNYDPKYDITKVKMGDFLPIKQEWFKEATSEGIISYKLLRLNIPYFGMLSSKIENYIVNFLYESIIYYTCMGLCSYESWKDLTIEHLRATEVECYDKLNEAFNNNYSKTVDKSLKLKPVSIIKGTEIMIPKELSSIQTVDSMVMPEKDSFEQKVDESDKLKQEAAAAHDQGSDVAKGSSVANESDINELELSGPVPVLSEFDDSEFKDAVENLEDLPDSDEENTLMNQVPQALKFVATPTAMPEHPLRPPESELLRKQSVDQGAQLYSSHLLGQAQLPVSQMSKAVLPVGYNDTQAGTAPSQAGLAHMIASPLSPNQLSQMSQLSQMNQLSQLNQMNQMNQLNITNLNLPPATAPATAPATAYATATSITATKATMASTTPTVPAPIGTATAATATTSAPGDTSATASDKPTAPADSPIGASIQAGHEPTYKKKKDKKGRKGTAVEEGDKKSKGVSEKGEKKDNLSYDIPITFTGYLYKLGKGFLSWSWNLRYIIVCGFNLYYFDKKNDVKPKDTINLKNSRISWAGPHMSRPFVFSITTETKEVYFWSADEEESVKRWILLLQVLCEESPPNIVKQLAYELTYHQNNSDTRTIISKF from the exons GAAGATTGTGGAGTTTAGAATTCCCATACCACTCAAATTATCG GATTATCAAAGATGCTCAATTCACCTTCTGATAGAGGCAAGCTTGAGGGAAATGGAAGGAGGGAGCGGCCTGGAAATATTCAGGAATGAAAAGTTTAAATCGAACGATAAAATCGGTTATTATACCGAAAAAAGATACCATTTAGCCAA GTGGAATTTATACCCTAAACTGTTCACGAAGTATAATAATGAAGTTTTCCCGACGGCAGAGTTCTCACTTCAGACGGACCACATAGAGTCGTTGGCAGTGTCAGAtaacctgctgaacctgaacCAACATGATTTAAACAAGAGGCAAATCATGTTCGTGGACCTGACGAAGTTTAGTAAACTTAAG AACTATGACCCGAAGTATGATATAACAAAGGTGAAGATGGGAGACTTCCTGCCGATAAAACAAGAGTGGTTCAAAGAAGCGACTTCAGAAGGAATTATATCGTATAAGCTGCTGCGGCTAAACATTCCGTACTTTGGAATGCTGTCCTCTAAAATCGAAAACTACATAGTGAACTTCCTCTACGAAAGCATAATCTATTACACGTGCATGGGCCTCTGCAGCTACGAAAGTTGGAAGGACCTGACGATAGAGCACCTGAGAGCGACGGAAGTGGAGTGCTACGATAAGCTGAATGAAGCATTTAACAACAACTACTCGAAAACGGTAGATAAGAGCCTGAAGCTTAAGCCAGTGAGTATAATCAAGGGGACGGAGATAATGATTCCCAAGGAGCTATCGTCGATACAAACAGTGGACTCAATGGTAATGCCGGAAAAAGACTCATTCGAACAGAAGGTAGACGAAAGTGATAAGTTGAAGCAGGAAGCGGCTGCTGCACACGACCAAGGATCGGATGTAGCCAAGGGCTCA TCAGTGGCGAATGAAAGTGA CATCAACGAGTTGGAGCTGTCAGGGCCAGTGCCAGTGTTAAGTGAGTTTGACGACTCCGAGTTCAAGGACGCGGTGGAAaacctggaggacctgCCGGACTCAGACGAGGAGAACACGCTAATGAACCAGGTGCCCCAAGCGCTCAAGTTTGTGGCGACACCAACGGCGATGCCAGAGCACCCGCTGCGACCGCCAGAAAGTGAACTACTGAGGAAACAAAGCGTAGATCAAGGAGCACAATTGTATTCATCACACCTGCTAGGTCAAGCTCAGTTACCAGTATCACAGATGTCAAAGGCAGTGTTGCCAGTGGGATATAACGATACGCAGGCCGGTACAGCCCCAAGTCAAGCTGGTTTAGCCCATATGATAGCCAGCCCCCTTAGTCCAAATCAATTGAGTCAGATGAGCCAACTTAGCCAGATGAATCAACTAAGTCAATTGAATCAGATGAACCAGATGAATCAATTGAATATCaccaatttaaatttgc CACCTGCAACAGCACCTGCAACAGCACCTGCAACAGCTTATGCTACAGCCACTTCTATAACAGCTACTAAAGCCACAATGGCATCAACAACACCTACTGTGCCCGCACCCATTGGTACTGCTACAGCAGCAACTGCCACTACTAGTGCCCCTGGAGATACCAGTGCCACTGCTAGTGACAAGCCCACTGCTCCTGCAGATTCACCAATCGGTGCCAGCATTCAAGCAGGACATGAACCCACGTAT aaaaagaaaaaggatAAGAAGGGTCGAAAGGGTACTGCCGTTGAAGAGGGCGATAAGAAGTCAAAGGGAGTGAGTGAAAAAGGGGAAAAGAAGGACAATTTGTCCTACGACATCCCTATCACGTTCACAGGGTACCTGTATAAACTGGGCAAGGGCTTCCTGAGCTGGAGCTGGAACCTGAGATACATAATAGTCTGCGGGTTCAACCTCTACTACTTCGACAAGAAGAACGACGTGAAGCCGAAGGACACAATCAACCTCAAAAACTCAAGAATCAGCTGGGCGGGACCGCACATGAGCAGGCCCTTCGTGTTCAGCATCACCACGGAGACCAAGGAGGTCTACTTCTGGTCGGccgacgaggaggagagcGTGAAGAGGTGgatactgctgctgcaggtGCTGTGCGAGGAGTCGCCGCCGAACATCGTGAAGCAGCTGGCCTACGAGCTGACGTACCACCAGAACAACTCGGACACGAGGACGATCATcagtaaattttaa
- a CDS encoding uncharacterized protein (protein of unknown function DUF866, eukaryotic family protein), translating to MVVIGLFVKADLENVAGVKVLPDHVWSLNLRESDGLEERKNVSLSAAEFADTGNNRNSVNLCLNFKESRRKGTITIRSVKDVTRDFFPHEGDFSCVVAFDCRGVDILSWNPNGGYSVLCESGNVIDDVLFEDGSWVGFDEKSGNCVSVLNLDYELRVIP from the exons ATGGTCGTCATAGGCTTGTTCGTCAAGGCTGATCTCGAGAACGTGGCAGGAGTGAAGGTTCTGCCCGACCATGTGTGGAGCCTTAACCTCCGGGAGTCCGACGGCTTAGAGGAGCGAAAAAACGTCTCGCTCAGCGCCGCGGAGTTCGCGGACACTGGGAACAACAGGAACTCCGTGAACCTGTGCCTGAACTTCAAGGAATCCAGGAGGAAGGGGACCATAACCATCAGGAGCGTCAAGGACGTGACGCGCGACTTCTTCCCTCACGAGGGCGACTTTTCGTGCGTCGTCGCCTTCGACTGCCGCGGCGTCGACATTCTGTCCTGGAATCCCAACGGCGGATACTCCGTTCTCTGCGAGAGCGGCAACGTCATAGACGATGTCTTGTTCGAGGACGGATCTTGGGTCGGATTCGACGAG AAATCTGGCAACTGTGTATCTGTTTTGAACCTGGACTACGAGCTCAGGGTCATTCCGTGA
- a CDS encoding uncharacterized protein (cellular retinaldehyde-binding/triple function, C-terminal domain containing protein) → MDYYMDSDLIDAVSWLAGEFSQLIEDPFSDYENEYPIVTITKTSSEFIPCWSSIELKNDEIVMSTSVPKFTVNEEINKKIYVGSCDILSLEVDSIAVFLEESNKYKSKLAKRVVIQSGGQIDYDRILRLRSGESLLARVYNVGTDNVIFAMVSHFSSKYHEASSNILNMTIRDCLKSAIEKGIEVIAFPVSIDDDVYYPMLQFLDTLLRTLRRWLELPEINSKIRRIYLITHVASSYDDSTVSSSRSLNCMQVVGSKDNSKNLFNLLRRYFPKNSYDELLSADLTTSGDVNGEISSEERKIRISGGFESHSSKPLLNLGESLRVSNDSKSTQEDSDYAYYLKLSYSISRLPIYKEFERSKFVVRCGNDREKRPVIAINAKSFNTAEYTYSLCYILGVIKPFIQHKFVIAVVNLDHSMINSTTLLKLLRDLCEVFGEKRTKNIAAIYFHRCSWALRSYLFLISTFLPTEVWDAAVFVDSFKEIAHLGLDPCDF, encoded by the exons atggaCTACTATATGGATTCTGATCTGATAGATGCCGTCAGCTGGTTGGCTGGCGAATTTAGTCAACTGATCGAAGATCCTTTCTCAGATTACGAAAATGAATACCCAATTGTAACAATAACTAAGACGTCGAGTGAGTTTATACCGTGTTGGAGCTCAATTGAGCTGAAGAATGACGAGATagtaatgt CGACAAGTGTTCCCAAATTTACAGTGAATGAAgagattaataaaaaaatatacgtCGGTTCATGCGACATTCTTTCTCTGGAAGTGGATTCAATAGCTGTGTTTTTGGAAGAGTCGAACAAATATAAGTCAAAACTGGCAAAAAGAGTCGTAATAC agAGTGGTGGGCAGATCGACTATGACCGAATACTGAGGTTGAGGTCAGGAGAGTCACTTTTGGCGCGCGTGTACAATGTCGGAACCGACAACGTCATCTTCGCCATGGTCTCACACTTCTCGTCCAAGTACCACGAGGCCTCAAGTAACATACTTAACATGACGATAAGGGATTGCCTAAAGTCGGCAATAGAGAAGGGAATTGAAGTGATAGCGTTCCCAGTATCGATTGACGATGACGTCTACTATCCGATGCTGCAGTTCCTAGACACACTTCTGAGGACGCTGAGACGCTGGCTTGAGCTCCCGGAGATAAACTCGAAGATAAGGAGGATCTACCTTATAACACACGTCGCGAGTTCGTACGACGATAGCACAGTCAGCTCGTCGAGAAGCCTTAACTGTATGCAGGTGGTGGGAAGCAAGGACAACAGCaagaacctgttcaacCTGCTGAGGAGGTACTTCCCCAAGAACAGCTACGACGAG TTGCTGAGCGCCGATTTGACCACGTCTGGAGATGTGAACGGAGAAATATCGTCGGAGGAGAGGAAGATAAGGATATCAGGAGGGTTTGAAAGCCACAGCTCGAAGCCGCTGCTTAACCTGGGAGAAAGTCTGAGAGTGTCGAATGACTCCAAAAGCACCCAGGAGGACTCGGACTACGCGTACTACCTGAAGCTGTCGTACTCGATCTCGAGGCTGCCGATTTACAAGGAATTTGAAAGAAGCAAGTTCGTAGTCAGGTGCGGAAACGACAGGGAAAAGAGACCAGTCATCGCAATAAACGCCAAAAGCTTTAACACGGCAGAGTACACGTACTCGCTGTGTTACATTCTGGGAGTGATAAAGCCGTTTATACAGCACAAATTCGTAATTGCAGTGGTGAATTTGG ATCACTCAATGATCAATTCCACcacgctgctgaagctgctgagggACCTGTGCGAAGTTTTCGGGGAGAAGCGGACCAAGAACATCGCGGCCATCTACTTCCACAGGTGTAGCTGGGCGCTGCGCAGCTACCTGTTCCTGATTTCCACGTTCCTGCCCACAGAGGTCTGGGATGCAGCAGTTTTCGTGGACTCATTCAAGGAAATCGCACACTTGGGCCTGGACCCGTGCGACTTTTAA
- a CDS encoding uncharacterized protein (ribosome recycling factor family protein), translating into MSLLSNTCSILFHNVPLNIAKHNGFTLFGSKKKGSSSLVDDEDTAVSHDVLDRLQSDCKTKLKSIEDGLKFELSKISVHRAAPSLIDHENIERESGDSQLRHIASIVTRGNFELIVNPYKKADLTDIFTSLSTSLAGYKVKLLESYVSVTIPELGSDMRKKSQENVKRLLNSGLDQIRLTRQNSMKTLKNLESGLSQDMLFSQKKQIEGQIKSSTSNVEKMCNDKLSSL; encoded by the exons ATGTCACTTTTATCTAATACTTGCTCTATTCT ATTCCACAATGTCCCGCTCAATATCGCAAAACACAATGGTTTTACACTGTTTGGCTCAAAGAAGAAAGGCTCCAGCTCCTTAGTTGACGATGAAGATACCGCTGTTTCCCACGACGTGCTAGACCGTTTACAGTCAGACTGCAAAACGAAGTTAAAATCGATAGAAGATGGCCTTAAGTTTGAGTTGTCGAAGATTAGTGTTCACAGAGCCGC GCCAAGTTTAATAGACCATGAGAACATAGAGCGCGAGTCTGGCGACTCCCAACTCAGACACATTGCGTCAATTGTTACCAGGGGCAACTTTGAACTGATTGTGAACCCTTACAAAAAGGCCGACCTAACCGATATATTCACATCGCTTTCAACGTCCCTAGCAGGATATAAAGTCAAATTACTGGAAAG TTACGTTTCCGTAACCATCCCAGAACTTGGATCAGACATGAG GAAGAAGTCACAAGAGAACGTAAAAAGGCTACTTAACAGTGGATTAGATCAAATAAG ATTGACTAGACAAAACAGTATGAAAACCCTTAAGAACTTAGAGTCTGGGCTAAGTCAGGATATGCTATTTAGTCAAAAG AAACAAATCGAGGGTCAAATTAAATCGTCAACCAGTAACGTGGAAAAGATGTGCAATGATAAACTGTCATCTTTGTAA
- a CDS encoding uncharacterized protein (RNA polymerase Rpb7, N-terminal domain containing protein), producing MAQFSWTIVESKSASLHKALKAVEKCNHEISQTLYSSSHKTRILSQLDTFVSSLREISEKSSFNDYFEELPSLFFIKATGVVQLHPSFLGNVKHGVYSYLSNFLMHYNEDFGGVWISCGSVKPLDSLGFLTSGDFQSIVSLPVSLRVLAFVPKLDVIIVLVYGIFNVAVKHEDLPKIKHDGSSYKLYFEEKTVTENSLVTMKLISVNILTKNKSLNLSAVLESNFLTE from the exons ATGGCGCAATTTTCCTGGACAATCGTGGAATCTAAGTCTGCGTCCTTACACAAGGCCCTGAAGGCCGTTGAGAAGTGTAACCACG AGATATCACAAACGCTCTATTCGTCATCGCACAAAACAAGAATTTTATCGCAACTGGACACATTTGTGAGTTCTCTCAGGGAAATCTCAGAAAAGTCCTCTTTTAACGACTACTTTGAAGAATTGCCCTCGCTGTTCTTCATTAAGGCCAC AGGCGTCGTTCAACTCCATCCTTCCTTTTTGGGTAATGTTAAGCACGGGGTTTACTCGTATCTTTCGAACTTTCTGATGCA TTACAATGAGGATTTCGGCGGCGTCTGGATCAGCTGTGGCAGCGTTAAACCCCTAGACTCCCTTGGATTTCTGACCTCCGGAGACTTTCAGTCCATAGTTTCCCTGCCCGTTTCACTTAGGGTATTGGCATTCGTTCCCAAACTGGACGTTATTATAG TCCTGGTCTACGGGATCTTCAACGTTGCCGTTAAGCATGAGGATCTCCCCAAGATTAAACATGACGGCTCATCCTATAAACTCTATTTTGAGGAGAAGACTGTTACTGAGAACTCTCTGGTGACCATGAAGCTCATAAGTGTCAACATCTTAACTAAGAACAAGTCGTTGAACTTATCGGCGGTTCTTGAAAGTAATTTCTTAACGGAATGA
- a CDS encoding Ngp (0), producing MKSVKKNRHMKRSKAQPFPAFKSSTAITNPYRAPPKGLKEGQYRSKETIRRLNMYKEKPNFAKMKIQPTEPARINPDRRWFGNTRVLTQEQMENFRNELGNVKNDPRTHIIKRSKLPMSLLTDSNIKVDNSKILTLESMEETFGKKSRRKRPKLSVSTIEELVNDVNSRVYDSNKDKSLTVIGDHVSEETPNVIFKKGTSKRIWAELYKVIDCSDVVVQVIDARDPMGTRCLRLENYIRKHKSSKVLVLLMNKCDLVPSWVTAAWIKHLNRDITTVAFHASVTNPFGKNTFIQLLKQYSQLFKDRKHFSVGFIGYPNVGKSSVINTLKGNKSCKTAPIPGETRIWQYVCLTKRIHLIDCPGVTPVEGDESDKILKGAIRVERIPDPENYIYKVLKVLQKEALVHRYGVKDFNEENFLELVAAKFGKYKKGKIPDVSIAARIGERGCECVNKHVLVLYDFQRGRLPFYTEPPKEESKVDPSEEIRKHLEEIDSYEFPKTAEIEEEDVENICNLKETEEEGENKEEKEEESSESQLESYPHNTLSQIPNLDYNAFLT from the exons atgaAGTCGGTTAAGAAAAATAGGCACATGAAAAGGTCCAAGGCGCAGCCTTTTCCAGCCTTTAAATCTTCTACTGCAATCACGAATCCGTACAGAGCTCCCCCGAAAGGACTGAAGGAAG GGCAATACAGGAGCAAGGAGACGATACGAAGATTAAACATGTACAAGGAGAAGCCGAACTTCGCGAAAATGAAGATTCAGCCCACAGAGCCGGCCAGAATTAACCCAGACAGAAGGTGGTTTGGAAACACAAGGGTGTTAACTCAGGAACAAATGGAAAATTTTAGAAACGAGCTGGGAAACGTGAAAAATGATCCACGAAC TCACATCATAAAGAGAAGCAAGCTGCCAATGTCTCTACTCACAGATTCGAACATAAAGGTGGACAACTCGAAGATTCTGACCCTGGAGTCGATGGAGGAGACGTTTGGAAAGAAGAGCAGGAGGAAGAGGCCAAAGCTAAGTGTGTCAACGATAGAGGAGTTGGTTAACGACGTAAACTCGAGAGTTTACGACAGCAACAAAGATAAGTCACTGACGGTGATAGGAGACCACGTAAGCGAGGAAACGCCGAACGTGATATTTAAGAAGGGGACGTCAAAGAGAATATGGGCA GAACTCTATAAAGTTATTGACTGTTCGGATGTAGTGGTACAAGTAATAGATGCGAGAGATCCGATGGGAACAAG gTGTCTGAGACTGGAGAATTATATAAGAAAACATAAAAGCAGTAAGGTGCTGGTGCTGTTGATGAACAAGTGTGACCTGGTGCCATCATGGGTAACGGCAGCATGGATCAAGCACCTAAACAGAGATATAACAACAGTGGCATTCCACGCATCAGTGACGAACCCGTTCGGGAAAAACACATTCATTCAACTGCTCAA gCAATACTCACAGTTGTTTAAAGACAGGAAGCACTTCAGCGTAGGATTCATAGGGTACCCGAACGTAGGAAAGAGCTCAGTAATAAACACACTAAAGGGGAACAAGAGCTGCAAAACAGCACCAATACCAG GTGAAACGAGAATATGGCAGTACGTGTGCCTAACAAAAAGGATACACCTGATAGACTGCCCAGGAGTGACGCCAGTAGAGGGAGACGAATCTGACAAG ATCCTTAAAGGAGCAATAAGAGTGGAAAGAATACCGGACCCggaaaattatatatacaaggTGTTGAAAGTATTACAAAA GGAAGCACTGGTACACAGATACGGAGTGAAGGACTTCAACGAAGAAAATTTCCTGGAACTGGTGGCAGCGAAATTTGGGAAGTACAAAAAGGGGAAGATACCAGACGTGTCAATAGCAGCGAGAATAGGTGAGCGTGGatgtgaatgtgtaaataaacacgTTTTAGTCCTCTATGACTTTCAAAGAGGAAGGCTGCCCTTTTATACTGAGCCACCAAAGGAAGAAAGTAAAGTAGATCCAAGCGAGGAGATAAGAAAG CACCTGGAGGAGATAGACAGTTACGAGTTCCCAAAGACAGCAGAAatcgaagaagaagacgttGAAAACATATGTAACCTCAAGGAAacggaagaagaaggagaaaacaaggaggaaaaggaggaagaaagTAGTGAATCGCAGTTAGAATCTTACCCACATAACACACTCTCCCAAATCCCCAATCTGGATTATAACGCATTCCTTACATAA
- a CDS encoding uncharacterized protein (Acyl carrier protein (ACP) family protein), with the protein MKSNLVKYVIYSILPIVSITGGETFIVTAKSITLTPIYRTKLSKIKLQETSETINTVSELVARRFEKNKEDIDPELNFFKEFGADRLDEVELLILLEDEFDLSIPDNQFKTLRTVKEISKYIDSKIQGKKISPVLG; encoded by the exons ATGAAAAGTAATCTCGTAAAATACGTAATATACAGTATACTGCCCATAGTATCAATAACAG GAGGAGAAACGTTCATAGTAACAGCAAAATCGATCACACTAACACCAATATATCGCACAAAACTAAGTAAGATTAAGCTACAAGAGACCTCGGAAACAATAAACACAGTTTCAGAGCTAGTGGCACGCAGGTTTGAAAAGAACAAGGAAGATATAGATCCAGAGCTCAATTTCTTCAAA GAGTTTGGAGCAGATAGACTCGATGAAGTTGAGCTGTTAATACTACTGGAGGACGAGTTTGATTTATCAATACCAGACAACCAATTTAAAACGCTGAGAACAGTAAAGGAAATATCGAAGTACATAGACAGTAAAATACAAGGAAAAAAGATAAGCCCAGTACTTGGCTGA
- a CDS encoding uncharacterized protein (actin/actin-like family protein), with protein sequence MPVVPIQSGGDDVSAIVVDPGFESIRIGNCQEDFPREYIPSAVYREFENPSSSKESWQILSRAKLREFAEVRRLLHINRESNLELDPFVFERLLCLGIEGHDLLVEMEDAKSVTKVGGLGLDPAQHPILVVEPTAESKQFRDSALEVVFEQLGTCAAYLAKRAALTAFSVGRSSALVVDVGAGGCTVSPVHEGISLQSTIQDALVGGNALDLQLADFLFKEGYSLFAPSDDPRVDYFRAQTAKELREKFCTVKVHPDEKGTSTKAKDSGAKASGHGHASVHPYDKGASQGLTNGKEPGHGHAAAQDSKATASPGDKASGQPSDKNGASSGTADGRAEPEVLLDPHKYYLPDGVVVDMRKYEHSLPELLFSPAGSTLSEFNNFKGIVNMINDCVFDSDVDIRKELLSSVVVAGGFTLTRGLIPRLSQEIHRSPIGLVAKFKLVHSTSYLEKRFSTWLGGSILASLGRFQQLWISKAEYMEHGTIIAYRRCH encoded by the coding sequence ATGCCAGTAGTGCCAATACAGAGCGGAGGAGACGATGTGTCAGCAATAGTGGTGGACCCGGGCTTCGAGTCTATACGAATAGGAAACTGCCAGGAGGACTTCCCGAGAGAGTACATTCCGAGCGCAGTGTACAGAGAGTTCGAAAACCCGAGCAGCAGCAAAGAAAGCTGGCAAATACTCTCGAGAGCGAAGCTGCGAGAGTTCGCAGAGGTGAGGAGGCTGCTGCACATCAACAGAGAAAGTAACCTGGAGCTGGACCCCTTCGTCTTCGAAAGACTGCTGTGCCTCGGAATCGAGGGCCACGacctgctggtggagaTGGAGGACGCAAAGTCGGTGACCAAGGTGGGAGGACTGGGCCTGGACCCAGCGCAGCACCCGATCCTGGTGGTGGAGCCGACGGCGGAGAGTAAGCAGTTTAGAGACTCGGCGCTCGAGGTGGTTTTCGAACAGCTGGGGACCTGCGCAGCGTACCTGGCGAAGCGCGCGGCGCTGACGGCCTTCTCAGTGGGAAGGTCCTCGGCGCTGGTGGTCGACGTCGGCGCGGGCGGCTGCACGGTCTCGCCGGTGCACGAGGGCATATCGCTGCAGTCGACGATCCAGGACGCACTCGTGGGCGGGAACGCGCTGGACTTGCAGCTGGCGGACTTCCTGTTCAAGGAGGGCTACTCGCTGTTCGCGCCCAGCGACGACCCGCGCGTCGACTACTTCAGGGCGCAGACCGCGAAGGAGCTGAGGGAGAAGTTCTGCACGGTGAAGGTGCACCCGGACGAAAAGGGCACTTCGACGAAAGCGAAGGACTCGGGAGCCAAGGCCTCCGGCCACGGCCACGCCAGCGTCCACCCTTACGACAAGGGAGCGAGTCAGGGCCTCACCAACGGAAAGGAGCCGGGCCACGGCCACGCCGCTGCGCAGGACAGCAAGGCCACCGCTAGCCCTGGCGACAAAGCCTCAGGCCAGCCCTCGGACAAAAACGGCGCGAGCAGCGGCACCGCGGACGGGCGCGCCGAGCCCGAGGTCCTCCTGGACCCGCACAAGTACTACCTGCCTGACGGCGTGGTGGTCGACATGCGGAAGTACGAGCACTCGCTTCCCGAGCTCCTCTTCAGCCCCGCGGGCTCCACGCTCTCCGAGTTCAACAACTTCAAGGGCATCGTGAACATGATCAACGACTGCGTGTTCGACTCCGACGTGGACATTCGGAAGGAGCTGCTCTCGTCGGTGGTGGTCGCGGGCGGCTTCACGCTCACCCGCGGTCTCATTCCGCGGCTCAGCCAGGAGATCCACCGCAGTCCCATCGGCCTCGTCGCCAAGTTCAAGCTCGTGCACTCGACGTCGTACCTGGAGAAGCGGTTTTCGACCTGGCTCGGCGGCTCGATCCTCGCGAGCCTCGGGCGCTTCCAGCAGCTGTGGATTTCGAAGGCCGAGTACATGGAGCACGGCACAATAATAGCGTACCGGCGGTGCCACTGA
- a CDS encoding uncharacterized protein (protein of unknown function DUF529 repeat containing protein) translates to MPSLSFKVILWFFAALSLNVCVASLESITLDLSKPLDSTYIVLKKKDLSNILTHKYTPTNKSQIVRVIDDRSLIWDGTSGDTKCSEVIAHLFDNSSLYLHIKLNDRDLVSDLYFKKEDDVWHAVESSKLPYQYHFDQESYSIHKSSVFDLSSKTNTDLYTVHKSKRNGIVYGTYSPKLGVKVDRVVCGNQVVWGKSSESNLFQITVCYSGNTPIFAELVLDNSQDPETLHFERKGDKWTPISNKSYKLKLDSHDFTLPLFDIKSLDSSRFKMEKYEISGIDTYVYTPVLGTWVHNIGEGNMPIWESKVGDYVDKIWLYSKNGKYVTTNLRIVNSNNGRSINNYKRHKEGWKLTLKDDL, encoded by the coding sequence ATGCCTAGTTTGAGTTTTAAAGTGATTTTATGGTTTTTTGCAGCTTTAAGCCTTAATGTGTGCGTGGCATCCCTAGAATCGATAACTCTAGATTTATCAAAACCTCTAGATTCAACTTatatagttttaaaaaagaaagaTTTATCTAACATattaacacacaaatacacCCCTACCAATAAATCTCAAATTGTTAGAGTTATTGACGATAGGAGTTTAATTTGGGACGGAACTAGCGGCGATACTAAATGTTCAGAAGTGATAGCACACCTCTTCGATAATTCGTCACTatacttacacatcaaGCTAAATGACCGAGATTTGGTTagtgatttatattttaagaaAGAAGATGACGTATGGCATGCTGTTGAGTCAAGTAAGCTCCCATACCAGTACCACTTCGATCAAGAATCGTATTCGATACATAAAAGCAGCGTCTTCGATTTAAgttcaaaaacaaacacGGATTTATACACCGTTCACAAATCAAAGCGTAACGGCATAGTTTATGGCACTTATTCGCCAAAACTGGGAGTAAAAGTGGACAGAGTGGTCTGCGGGAACCAGGTAGTTTGGGGAAAGAGTAGTGAGTCAAATCTTTTCCAAATTACAGTTTGCTACTCCGGAAATACTCCGATCTTTGCAGAATTAGTTTTAGATAACTCTCAGGACCCTGAGACTTTGCATTTTGAGCGCAAGGGTGACAAGTGGACTCCAATATCAAATAAGTCATATAAACTCAAGTTGGACTCGCACGATTTCACCCTTCCATTGTTTGATATTAAAAGTTTAGATTCGAGTAGGTTTAAAATGGAGAAATATGAGATTTCCGGTATCGACACGTATGTTTACACTCCCGTGTTGGGAACCTGGGTACATAACATTGGGGAGGGGAATATGCCTATATGGGAGAGTAAGGTGGGAGACTATGTTGACAAGATCTGGTTGTACTCTAAAAATGGCAAATACGTGACAACGAACCTGAGAATTGTGAACTCTAACAACGGCAGGAGCATAAACAACTATAAAAGGCACAAAGAAGGGTGGAAATTGACTCTGAAGGATGATCTATGA